Genomic DNA from Mycobacterium stomatepiae:
CAGGCGAAGAGGCCGACCAGGTAGGCGATGACGGGGATCAGCGAAGCGTCCAGGCCGGTCGCGACGAAGCCCAGCAGGCGGCGCAGCGGCAGCGAATAGGTTTCCGGCGAGGCGATGCTCGGGTTGAGCGCCACCACCGCCCACGCCAGCACCAGCACGACGAGTACCGTCGCCGCGATGAGCCCGGCGAGGAAGCGTCCGGTCGAGGCGTAGAACACCAACAGGACACCGGCGACCAGGAACGGCTGTGCCAGCAGCCACGCCTTGCACGCGGCCGAATCCCACACGCGGGCACGCAGAACGGAGGTCGCCGCGGTGGCGGCCAGCACGTACCAGCCCCAGCCGCTCAACGACTCGGGCCGCAGCGCGATCGCCACCGATCCCAGAACACCGAGCAGCACCGCGCCGGCGATGAAGCCGCTCTGGTGAGCGTCACCGATGCGCACCCGCCGTGGCAGGTCTTCGAGCACCCGAAGCACGGGCGCCGACGGAGTCGGGTCGCCCGGTGCCGGGATGACCGGCAGCGGCAAGCGAGCCCACAGCGCGGAAAGCTGCGCCGCCTCGATGGTCACCAGGAGAGCAACTACGATCAGTCCGGCACCGATGGTCAATATCGTTAGACGCCAAAGCAATTCGGCACCCGCAGCCAACAACACCCCGGCCCCGACCACCGCGGTCGCGGTGAAGAACCCGACAATGCGCTCGCGCTCGGTGGTCGGCACCATCAGGACGATCAGCGACCACGCGGTCACACCGGCCGCGGCTAGCACCAGCTGTGCCGCCCCGAACCTCCCGGGCACCGCCAACGCGAGCGCGGCACCGATCGGCACCAGCGCCGACGCGGACAGTGCCATCCCGGTGCGTTCCGAACGCAGCGTGACGAACAAGCCCGCGATCGCGGTCACCGCCGCGACCACGCTGACCGCGACCAGTCCGGCCAGTGCGCCGGTCGCCACGCGATAGGTCACTCCCAGGCCAGTCGTCAGGAAGGCCACGACGATCGCGGCGAGCAGCGCCCCGCGCTGGATCTGCGCGATGCCCCAGGGCTTCAGTCGCGACGTCGAGAAGATCATCGCGGCGTCGGCGATATCCTCGACGATGCCGGGTGCCGCCGGGCCGGTCGGAACCGGCTGCAGCGCAAGCAGATCCCCGTCGACCACGCCGACGGTGTCCAGGCTGGCGTCCAGGCTGAACGGCGCTCCGCCGATGGGGGCCAGGCTCAGTTGGGAAACCGCCCCGGTGCGCGGCGCACCGTCGGGGTCACCGCCGTCGCCGTTCTGGGCCGTCGGGACCACCAATCGCTGCACCGCGGGCAGGACTTCACGCAGCGGCAGCTCGGTGGGCAGGGCAACTTCTGTCAGCCTGCTGTGCGCGAGGATGGCCACGCGAACGATTGGCATGACGGCGCCGGAGGTCAACGGATCCTCGAATCAGCCTGGTACATCGTGTTCTCTCTCTATCTTGTTGTGTTTTAGGCGTATTGGGTGGACAGATCTCGGGATAGCCGCTGATTGGGGAACCAGGGGCCATCGGGCAGACAGCCGGTCAGCTGCTCGATCGCGACGGCGATCGCGAACGGGGTTCCCGGACCGAACGTCGAGACCCATTCGCCGTCGAACGCGCGGGACGGACTGACCAGGATCCGGCCCGCGGTGGTGTCGACGATGCTCATTCCGACGTCGGTGGTGGCATGCTGCCCGTCGCGCTGACAGCCGGCAACAATCTCCACGTACGTACGCGGGCCGGTGAACACCGATTCCACCACTGCGCGTGCCGACCCTGGAATGCCCAGGTAGTCAAGGACTTCGGGCAGCGGCGCACCGGAGCGCAGGCGTTCGTCGGCCCGGGCTCCGACGCGCGCCGGCATGCTGAACTCGGTGAACTGCGCCGGCGGCCGCTGGCCCAGCCCCACTCCGAGCACGGGAACCAGCGCGCGGGCGTCGTCGATATTCATGGCGGTGAAGGTGACCAGCTGCGCGCTGCGCAGCGCGACGACGGTCTTCGAAGGCTTGCCGGTGGTGCCGGCGCGCCGCGCGACCACACCGCGCAGCAACTCGCCGGCACCGCCGGCTGCGCCGGAGCCCACGTAGCGCAAATCCAGCCATTGATCGGGAAAACACACCAACTTGATCCAGTCGGCGACCGCCGCGTTCACGACACCGTCCGGCGACATCAGACCCATCCGGGTCAACTCGTCCTTCTGTTCCCGGAAGAACGCGTCGCGCTGCGCGGCATCCTGATAGGGCGTCGTGATCGCCAGAACCCACGGGAAGCTACCCGCTGCAACGGTTTCGGCGACGAACCACGCGTTTTCGACCGTCAGCTCGACGGCATTGGGCTCGACACTCATCGAGGGAGGGCTAGCCGCCCCACTTGGCGGCTTCGGCCGTGTCGCGGGCGAACATGGCCAGGGTGTTGTTCTCGTGCGTGCTGGCCATCGCCTGGTAGGAACGCACCAACGCCTCCATGGCCTGGTTCCACTGGGCTTGCCACACCTGGTAGGTCATACCGGTGTCACCCTGCCAGGCGTTCTGCAGCGCCGCCTGCTCGGTGGCGATGTCGGCGCCGAGCCCCTGCATCGTGCCGGCGTAGCCCGACATGTCGGCGGCGTGGCTCAGCATCGCCGGGTAGTTGTACATGATCTGCGACATCTCAAGTCCTTTCGCGGTTACTAGTGGTCAGCTCAGAACGAGGTGTAGCCGGACGCGGCGGCGGCGTCGGCGGCCACATAAGTGCCCGCTGCGTCACCGAGGTTGGCCTGGGCGATGTCCAGCAGGGTGTTGACTCGGGCGGCCATCTCCACGAACCGGGCGTGTGCGGCTTGGAAGGCCGCCGAGGACGCGCCCTGGTGGAAGGCCTGGGCGGACATCGCTTCCTGCTCGGCGCCCTGGATCGTGCTGCGCATCAGGGCCGCCTTGGCGCTGAACGCCGACTGCGAGGCCACCAACTGTGGAATGTGTGCATCCAGAAGACTCATAACATTTCCTTTCTCTTCTGTCCCTTACGATTTCGACTACTGGCTGACATGTTGTTAACTTTTGGAGCCCCCTCCCCCCGCTTGATCGGGCTCGTCCTGGCCCGCCCCGTTCTGGTCCCAGGTGCCCGGCACCATGGGCATCCGCGGGCCACTGCCGTATTCATCCCCGGCCAGCTCGGTCAATCCCGACGCCCGCAGATCCGCTTCTTTGCGGCCGGTTCCGGCAAACCCCAGCCGTCCGGCCCCGCTTGCCGAACCCATTGCGGCGGCGACGAGTTGCTCTTCGCTGGGCGCGCCCCAGTCGGGGTCGACGTCGACGTTCATGTCCAGATATTCGTCACTGTGATCACGCATTGCGGCCCGCTTGCGTCGGCGCGCAGCGGCCGCCCGCCGCGGCGGCCGCTGGGATGGTCGCGGCCGGCGCCTTGATCCCGCCGCGGCCCCCCACCGTGGGGCCCAAGCCGGTTTCCGGATCGCCGCCCATGGCCACCACGTAGCCGAAAGCCCCGGCGACCGGCGCGGGAGCCGCACCGGCCGCCGAGGCCGGCGCGGACGCGGGAGTCGAGGCCGGTGCCGGCGCCGTCGGAGCCAGGCCGGCGACCGGCGGCATCGAGGAAGCCTGCGACGCCGGCGCCGGTGGGAGCACCACAGGCTCGGCGTCCGGTAGGTCCTCGGGGTTCAGGTAGAAGTAGGCGGCAATGCCGATGATCAGGGGGATCAGGAAGGGTGCGGTCAAAATCGCGCCCCACGTGGGCCAGCCGAGCAGGTTGGTGATCACCTGGTAGGCGAGGAAAAACAATATTGGCCCATAAGCCACCAGGAACGGCCCCAAGTTCTGCATGAACTGCTGAATCATGTCGGACAGGTTCTGGAAGAACTGCTGCAGTTGCCTGAGCAAGTTCTCGAGCCAGTTGCCGGAGTCCTGGTCGTTCGGTGCGGCCAGTGTCGAGAAGTTGTCGGTTTCGGCACCGGGTCGCAGCACGTTGGGAGCGGGGTCGGTTTGCGGTACCGCGGCCAGCGCGGCATCGGAGACCACCTGATAGGTGCTCATCGTGGTGGCGGCCTGGACCCACATCCGCGCGTAGTCGGCCTCGTTGACCGCAATCGGAATCGTATTGATACCAAAGAAATTCGTCCCCACCAGCACCCCGTGGATGGTGTGGTTGGCCGCGAGCTCCCCGAGGGTCGGCATCGCCGCCAGGGCACCGGTGTAGGCCGCCGCCGCGACCTCATGCTGGGCGGCCACGCCCGCGCTGTCGGCACTGGCCTGCATCAACCACGCCAGATACGGGATGTGCGCGGCCGCATACTGCTCGGCGGTCGGACCTTCCCATGCCCCCGCTTGTACTTCCCCCAAGAGCCCACTGAGTTCGGCTGCCGCATCGGCGTATTCGGTGCTGAGCGCGGTCCACGCACCGGCGGCCGCCAGCAGCGGCCCCGGTCCCGGACCGGCGGTCAGCACCGAATACACCTCCGGCGGAGCAGCCATCCAGATAGGCGCGGTCATAGTCAGACGCCGTATGTGACGGCCGCCGCGACGTCACCCGCGAGATAGCTGGCCCCGCCTTCGCCCACGCCGACACCGGCGCGGCCCAGCTCCTCGACACCCTCGGCGGCCACCACCGAATGCATCTGGCCCTGCGCGCTGAATCCGGCCGCGGTCGTCAGCGACACCGGATCCGCGGCGGGCGGCACCACCGCGGTGATCGCCGGCGCGGCCGCCGCGTGCGCACTTGCCAATCGCGCCGTCAGTGCCTCGACCGCCGCACTCGTCGCCGCCAGGCCTTCAGGAACAACTCGCAACGTCATAACCCCTCCTTCTGTGGTCCTTCGGTTGCTGCTTCACTCATCACCATCAGTGGGCGAAACCTTCGTCGGCTCCCCCTACAACAGACTCGCCAACCAACGGGTTGACCAACTGCACATACGTCGGACTTTCGGTGTCTCCCAACAGAATTGCTCGTCCGGCAGGCAACCGGCCAAATCGCTGGCCACGGATCTTCCCGCTGTCCTGCGGGTTGCCCGCCAGCATCAACGTGGTTGCCTGCAGGTCGTTGAATCGGCGTAGCAACGGACTGGTCATCAGGGCATGCCCCGACCCCGTCGCCCGTGCCGTCACGATCACCCTCAGCCCCAGATCGGCGGCCTGACTCAGCTCCGGGATGAGACTGGTCCACGGCCGCTGCCCAATGTAGGGCCCACTCATCGCCGGTGTATCCGGAATCTGGTCGACGTCATCGATGATCAGGTAGTGCGTGTGGCCCTCGAAGCTCCACCGCGCCAACTCCGCTGCCGACAAGCCGGCCGGCGGGCGCCGCGACCCGATGATGTTCGACAGCCCGAGCATCGCCGGGATGATCCGGTCGATGTTGGCGGTGTACTCGTTGTCCGCGAAGAGCGGCTCCTCGACGAGATGCAGCCGCCGATCCAGCACCGTGAACGCCACCTGGTCCGACGTGGAGTGCTCGCGAATGGTGCGAATGATGTGGCGCAGCAACGTGGTCTTACCCGCCTTGCTGTCGCCGAACACCATCAGCAGCGGGTTCTCCGCGAAGTCGAGCACCACCGGCGCCAGGTCCTCTTCGCGCTGGCCGATGACGACCTGTTCGGGGCCGCGATACAGCGGCCCGAGGGCATCCGGTGCCAGGTTGGTCGGCAGCAGCCGAACCGGCGGTGCGGCCACGCCCGGGTAGCGGGCATTGATAGCGGCCACCTGGTCCAGCTGAGGAGCCGCGAACAGGAAGTGCTCGGCGGCCATGGTCAGACCGCGACCCGGCTGGTCGGCCGGCACCGCGTCGGCCGGTCGGTGCAGCGCCCCGACCACCCGCACATTGCTGTCCCGCGCGTCGTGCAGCTTGAGCTCGAGGCGCAGGCCGAGCCCGTCGCGCATCGCCAACGGCACCTCCAGCCAGCTCGGGGTGGTGACGATCACGTGGATGCCGTACGCGAGGCCGACGTTGACGAGCTCGGTCACCTTGCCCAGCAACGGGTTACGCGTGTTGAACTGGTCGGTGTTGTCCCGGGCGAAGGCGTACAGATTGTCGACCACCAGGAAGACTTCGCCGAAGCCGTCGTCGTGAGTCGAACCCTGCTTGTCCCGGAACGCCTCGCGTTGCTGCCGGGAAACCAGCAGCTGCTCGAGCTCGCCGAAGGTGCGCCGAATGCGCTCGGGTTCCAGCGGCGACGCCACACTGCCGACGTGCGCCAGGTCTTCCACCGCGCGCAGCTGCCCCCCGCCGTAGTCCAGGCAGTAGAAGGTGACGTCGCGGGGTGAGTGCAGGCTGGCGGCGGACAGGATGAACGTCTGCAGCGCAGACGATTTACCGGACTTGGCACCGCCGTGGATCACCATGTTGCCCGAGGCCGACGTGGCGTCGAACACCAGTGGGTCGCGGCGCATCTCGAACGGCTTGTCGATCTCGCCGAGGGGCCAACGCCATTGCCGTTCCGGCACACCTGCGTTCGCCAGCACCGTGGTCAACGGGATCGGCTCGTCCAGCGGCGGCAGCCAGAGCTGCGGTGCTCGCGGCCCGTAGCGAGCCAGCTGCTCACCGATGGTCGCGATCAGCTTGCGCGGCGGTCCGACGAACTCGTCTTGACCCGCTCCGGTGATCACGGTGCCCTGATCGGGCTCCACCCGCCCGGCGGTGAACAGCTTCGGCTGCGGAACGGACTGCACCACAAGGGTCTTAGCCGTCTGCGGTGGCTCGTAAATGCCGTCGACATAGGTGCTGCGGAACTTGATCGGGGCGGCACCGGGAGCCGGCACCAGGAAGCCCACACCCTTGTGCTCTTTGCCTGATTCGATGTGGTACGCGTCGTCCACGCCGATGATCTGGCGAGAGACGCTGGCACTGGCCACCTTCAGACCGATGCGGTACGAGGTGTTCTTGTCGATGTCCTTGATCTTGCCGACATCCAACGTCTGGGACGCGAACAGGATATGGATGCGGAACGAGCGGCCTTTACGCGCAACGTAATCGAACAGTTCCGCATACTCGGGGTAGTCGGCCAGCATCAGCGTGAACTCGTCGGCGACCACGAACAGGGTCGGGATCGGCGGCAGGTCGTGGCCGGCAGCGATGGCGTTCTCGTATTCGACCACCGAGTTGAACGCACTGCCCTGGACCCGGCGGCCGGCCTCGCGGAGCAACGTTTCACGCCGCGCAACCTCACCGCGCAGCGTGTCGGCGAACCGGTCGGCCAGCGATTTCTTCTCGGCCATGTTGGAGATCACCGCGACGACCTGCGGGAAGTCCCGGAAGCTGTCCGCCCCGGCCTCACCCTTGAAGTCGGCATAGATCACGATGAGCCGATCAGCCGAGTGAGTTGTCAACAGCGACAACAGAATCGACATCAGGGTCTGCGACTTGCCCGAACCGGTCATACCGATCATCAGGCCGTGCGGACCCATCCCGCCCTCGGCCTCGTCCTTGAGGTCGAAGTACAGCGGCTCGCCGGTCGCGGTGACACCGATGGGCACCCGCAACTCGTCGTCGCGGCGACGCGGTCCCCACAAGGTCGGCACGTCCAGCTGCGACGCATCCGGAACACCCAGCAGCGTCGTGAAGGTCGCACCGCGGGTCGCCGCCGAGCGCAGCCCGGCGTGGGTGGGATTGGAATCCCAGCGGGACAACTGACGGGCCAGGTGCGCGGCTTCGTCGGCGCCGAGCGCATCGGCGTTGTCGATGAAGGGCTGCCAGCCGCCGGTCTGCCAGCGCGCAATCACCGCGGCTCGGCTGCCCCCGCCATCCCGCCCGACGACACGCAGGATCGGCTTCTCCGGATCCGAATACTGTTCACGGTTGGGTGATGTCGTGGTGCGGTGCACGACGGTCACGCCGGCCCGGCCGATCGCCAGCGCCGAGGCGTTCACGTCGTAGTCGGGGTCGTCGACGATGATCAGCAGGTGCCGCAACGTGTCCGCCGGCTGCCCGGTGAACGCCGGCCGATCCGCCAGCGCCGGTCCCAGCAGCGAAATCAGCTCGTCGGGGTTGTTGGACAGGAAGCGGGCCGGCCCGACACCATCCACCTCGCCAGGAATGTCGATGTGCGGCAACCACTTCAGCCAGGACCAGTCGCGGTTCTCCGGATCGCGGGTGGCCAGCGCCACCCCCAGCACTGTCGGGTCATGCCAGGTGACGGCCTGCGCGATCCAAGCGCGCAGCGCCCCTTGTACCTCGTCGGGCTCACCGAGGACGGTGATCCGGGAGACTTTGGTCAGGTCGATTCCGGTGGGCACATCGCGAACGGTGCGCTGCGTGTCGAGCAGGCTACGTAATGCGCTGTGTGACACCGGTTCCAGGTCGATTTCGTCGGCGCTGTCCTGTACCCGTACCGCAGTGGCCAGGGGAACCTGGTGACGCCCGGCCCGCAACACCAGGAAGTCGGGGTCGTGTGGGTCACGCTCCCATTGGCGGCGTGATCCGGCCACCGTGGCCAGTGCGGCCGGCTCGGGATGCGACCACTGGGCGGCGGCGCGCTGCTGGGCGGCCTGCGTCCGGATGTTGTCGCGGACCACCGACAGGTAGCGCAGGTAGTCGGCGCGTTCGGCATCGACCTCCTCGGTGCGCATCTTGTTATCGTTGCCGCGATAGA
This window encodes:
- the eccD gene encoding type VII secretion integral membrane protein EccD; amino-acid sequence: MPIVRVAILAHSRLTEVALPTELPLREVLPAVQRLVVPTAQNGDGGDPDGAPRTGAVSQLSLAPIGGAPFSLDASLDTVGVVDGDLLALQPVPTGPAAPGIVEDIADAAMIFSTSRLKPWGIAQIQRGALLAAIVVAFLTTGLGVTYRVATGALAGLVAVSVVAAVTAIAGLFVTLRSERTGMALSASALVPIGAALALAVPGRFGAAQLVLAAAGVTAWSLIVLMVPTTERERIVGFFTATAVVGAGVLLAAGAELLWRLTILTIGAGLIVVALLVTIEAAQLSALWARLPLPVIPAPGDPTPSAPVLRVLEDLPRRVRIGDAHQSGFIAGAVLLGVLGSVAIALRPESLSGWGWYVLAATAATSVLRARVWDSAACKAWLLAQPFLVAGVLLVFYASTGRFLAGLIAATVLVVLVLAWAVVALNPSIASPETYSLPLRRLLGFVATGLDASLIPVIAYLVGLFAWVLNR
- a CDS encoding ESX secretion-associated protein EspG is translated as MSVEPNAVELTVENAWFVAETVAAGSFPWVLAITTPYQDAAQRDAFFREQKDELTRMGLMSPDGVVNAAVADWIKLVCFPDQWLDLRYVGSGAAGGAGELLRGVVARRAGTTGKPSKTVVALRSAQLVTFTAMNIDDARALVPVLGVGLGQRPPAQFTEFSMPARVGARADERLRSGAPLPEVLDYLGIPGSARAVVESVFTGPRTYVEIVAGCQRDGQHATTDVGMSIVDTTAGRILVSPSRAFDGEWVSTFGPGTPFAIAVAIEQLTGCLPDGPWFPNQRLSRDLSTQYA
- a CDS encoding WXG100 family type VII secretion target: MSQIMYNYPAMLSHAADMSGYAGTMQGLGADIATEQAALQNAWQGDTGMTYQVWQAQWNQAMEALVRSYQAMASTHENNTLAMFARDTAEAAKWGG
- the esxG gene encoding type VII secretion system protein EsxG yields the protein MSLLDAHIPQLVASQSAFSAKAALMRSTIQGAEQEAMSAQAFHQGASSAAFQAAHARFVEMAARVNTLLDIAQANLGDAAGTYVAADAAAASGYTSF
- a CDS encoding PE family protein yields the protein MTLRVVPEGLAATSAAVEALTARLASAHAAAAPAITAVVPPAADPVSLTTAAGFSAQGQMHSVVAAEGVEELGRAGVGVGEGGASYLAGDVAAAVTYGV
- the eccCa gene encoding type VII secretion protein EccCa, which encodes MSRLIFEARRRLAPPSTRQGTITIEAPPELPRVIPPSFLRRAMPYVLVILIVGMIVALVATGMRVISPQTLFFPFVLLLAATALYRGNDNKMRTEEVDAERADYLRYLSVVRDNIRTQAAQQRAAAQWSHPEPAALATVAGSRRQWERDPHDPDFLVLRAGRHQVPLATAVRVQDSADEIDLEPVSHSALRSLLDTQRTVRDVPTGIDLTKVSRITVLGEPDEVQGALRAWIAQAVTWHDPTVLGVALATRDPENRDWSWLKWLPHIDIPGEVDGVGPARFLSNNPDELISLLGPALADRPAFTGQPADTLRHLLIIVDDPDYDVNASALAIGRAGVTVVHRTTTSPNREQYSDPEKPILRVVGRDGGGSRAAVIARWQTGGWQPFIDNADALGADEAAHLARQLSRWDSNPTHAGLRSAATRGATFTTLLGVPDASQLDVPTLWGPRRRDDELRVPIGVTATGEPLYFDLKDEAEGGMGPHGLMIGMTGSGKSQTLMSILLSLLTTHSADRLIVIYADFKGEAGADSFRDFPQVVAVISNMAEKKSLADRFADTLRGEVARRETLLREAGRRVQGSAFNSVVEYENAIAAGHDLPPIPTLFVVADEFTLMLADYPEYAELFDYVARKGRSFRIHILFASQTLDVGKIKDIDKNTSYRIGLKVASASVSRQIIGVDDAYHIESGKEHKGVGFLVPAPGAAPIKFRSTYVDGIYEPPQTAKTLVVQSVPQPKLFTAGRVEPDQGTVITGAGQDEFVGPPRKLIATIGEQLARYGPRAPQLWLPPLDEPIPLTTVLANAGVPERQWRWPLGEIDKPFEMRRDPLVFDATSASGNMVIHGGAKSGKSSALQTFILSAASLHSPRDVTFYCLDYGGGQLRAVEDLAHVGSVASPLEPERIRRTFGELEQLLVSRQQREAFRDKQGSTHDDGFGEVFLVVDNLYAFARDNTDQFNTRNPLLGKVTELVNVGLAYGIHVIVTTPSWLEVPLAMRDGLGLRLELKLHDARDSNVRVVGALHRPADAVPADQPGRGLTMAAEHFLFAAPQLDQVAAINARYPGVAAPPVRLLPTNLAPDALGPLYRGPEQVVIGQREEDLAPVVLDFAENPLLMVFGDSKAGKTTLLRHIIRTIREHSTSDQVAFTVLDRRLHLVEEPLFADNEYTANIDRIIPAMLGLSNIIGSRRPPAGLSAAELARWSFEGHTHYLIIDDVDQIPDTPAMSGPYIGQRPWTSLIPELSQAADLGLRVIVTARATGSGHALMTSPLLRRFNDLQATTLMLAGNPQDSGKIRGQRFGRLPAGRAILLGDTESPTYVQLVNPLVGESVVGGADEGFAH